One region of Bacillus zhangzhouensis genomic DNA includes:
- a CDS encoding U32 family peptidase — translation MKKPELLVTPSSVSDVLPLIEAGADAFLIGEQTYGIRLAGEFSREDVKQTVKLAHAHHKKVYVAMNAIFHNDRVQLLGDYLTFLDSFSVDGVVFGDPAVIMAAKETGVNLNLHWSTETTGTNYYSCNYWGRKGASRAVLAKELNMDSVIDIKENAEVEIEIQVHGMTCMFQSKRTLIGNYFEYQGKQMDVEGRNMEEGLFLHDQERQNKYPIFEDANGTHIMSPNDVCMIDELEEFVNAGIDSFKIDGILKSLSYMTEVTSLYRKAIDLLTTDKDAYEDQKEDWVKRIEEIQPVNRSIDTGFFFKETVY, via the coding sequence ATGAAGAAACCAGAATTGCTTGTGACACCAAGCAGCGTGTCAGACGTACTGCCATTAATTGAGGCAGGAGCTGATGCATTCTTAATAGGCGAACAAACATACGGTATTCGTCTTGCAGGTGAGTTTTCAAGAGAAGATGTGAAACAAACGGTTAAGCTTGCACATGCCCATCACAAAAAAGTGTATGTGGCGATGAATGCGATTTTTCATAATGACCGTGTGCAGCTGCTTGGAGATTATTTAACTTTTCTTGATTCATTCAGCGTCGACGGCGTCGTCTTTGGAGACCCAGCCGTGATCATGGCTGCAAAGGAAACAGGGGTGAACCTGAATCTTCACTGGAGTACAGAAACGACTGGGACAAACTATTACTCTTGTAACTATTGGGGCAGAAAAGGCGCATCGCGTGCTGTTCTTGCAAAAGAGCTGAATATGGACAGTGTGATCGACATCAAAGAAAATGCTGAGGTGGAGATTGAAATTCAAGTGCATGGCATGACATGTATGTTTCAATCGAAACGTACGCTCATCGGCAACTACTTTGAATATCAGGGCAAACAAATGGACGTCGAAGGCAGAAATATGGAGGAAGGGCTATTTCTGCACGACCAAGAGCGTCAAAACAAATACCCTATTTTCGAGGATGCAAACGGTACACATATTATGAGTCCAAATGATGTGTGTATGATTGACGAATTAGAAGAGTTTGTTAACGCAGGCATTGACTCATTTAAAATTGACGGAATTTTAAAGTCACTTTCTTATATGACAGAGGTGACATCACTTTATAGAAAAGCAATTGATTTACTAACGACTGACAAAGACGCGTATGAAGATCAGAAAGAGGACTGGGTGAAGCGGATTGAAGAGATTCAGCCAGTGAATCGTTCGATTGATACAGGATTCTTCTTTAAAGAAACGGTTTATTAA
- a CDS encoding O-methyltransferase — MTIEDDRINDYIEHLIHPSPDAIAQLEIYAKEHHVPIMEKVSIELLLQLLSMKKPKKILEVGTAIGYSAIRMATALPDAEIYTIERNAKRYEEATRNIEELKLKERIHVFFGDAMELAETVQTMAPYDMIFIDAAKGQYKRFFELFEPMLAHDGMIITDNVLFKGLVATNYEEEIEDKRKKQLIGKIDRYNQWLMSNPAFQTCIIPVGDGIAISTKRGDQS, encoded by the coding sequence ATGACTATCGAAGATGATCGAATAAATGATTATATTGAACATTTAATTCACCCAAGTCCTGATGCAATTGCTCAATTAGAGATATATGCAAAAGAGCATCATGTGCCAATTATGGAAAAGGTGAGCATCGAGCTTTTGCTGCAGCTTCTTTCGATGAAAAAGCCGAAGAAAATTCTTGAGGTTGGGACAGCGATTGGCTATTCCGCCATTCGTATGGCAACAGCTCTGCCAGATGCTGAGATTTATACGATTGAGCGAAATGCAAAGCGCTATGAAGAAGCAACACGGAACATTGAGGAATTAAAGTTAAAAGAAAGAATACACGTTTTTTTTGGTGATGCGATGGAATTGGCTGAAACGGTTCAAACGATGGCGCCCTATGATATGATTTTTATTGATGCCGCAAAAGGGCAGTACAAGCGTTTTTTTGAACTGTTTGAACCGATGCTCGCTCATGACGGAATGATTATCACAGACAATGTATTATTCAAAGGCTTAGTGGCAACGAATTATGAAGAAGAAATTGAAGATAAACGAAAAAAACAATTAATTGGAAAAATTGATCGATACAATCAATGGCTTATGTCAAACCCTGCTTTCCAAACGTGCATTATTCCAGTTGGGGACGGGATCGCCATTAGTACAAAAAGAGGTGACCAATCATGA
- a CDS encoding acyl-CoA synthetase, whose protein sequence is MRITESYAIHAEMKPDQIAIIDEQESITYQNWYERVQRSTQWLQGTAHLQKRIAFLLSNGASFLQIFAGAACAGWTAVPLDPRWSHEECVEKLLLSEADLAIIEDRYMKRFEQSSVNIPLLSLSEWKERISLLSDSPYKHCDTEKDPVFYMGFTSGSTGSPKAFIRRQKSWIESFRMTAASFAITHQDHVLILGTLLSSHFLYGAISTLYFGGTVMLLEKFVPVKAKKALGTGDITVMYTVPTMTEALLQIDAFGGGQPLLVMSSGADWSISSKELLVTNYPHVTFFDFYGTSELSFVSYLSSNDFLQKPASVGRPFSSIQVEVRQPDQSVCQPNETGRIYVKSPMTFSGYLHEEKPPQEWLTVYDMGWLDEDGYLYMSGRENGMIVYGGLNIFPEEIERVLNEQPEVKRAIVAGVPDPYWGEIPVAIVEQVRQLKAVRQAVKEKLAAYKVPKKWLVIDQMIETSGGKIARASMKKWAEEQLSCKQ, encoded by the coding sequence ATCAGAATAACGGAAAGCTATGCCATACATGCAGAAATGAAACCAGATCAGATTGCTATCATAGATGAGCAAGAAAGTATTACATATCAAAATTGGTATGAACGTGTGCAGAGATCGACGCAGTGGTTACAAGGAACGGCTCATCTGCAAAAACGAATCGCTTTTTTATTATCAAATGGTGCTTCTTTCTTGCAAATATTTGCGGGCGCTGCTTGTGCAGGGTGGACAGCCGTTCCACTTGATCCGAGATGGAGTCATGAAGAGTGTGTAGAAAAGCTCTTGCTAAGTGAGGCGGACCTCGCCATTATAGAGGATCGATATATGAAAAGATTTGAACAAAGCAGCGTAAACATACCGCTTCTTTCTTTATCTGAATGGAAGGAAAGAATAAGCCTTCTCTCAGATAGTCCATATAAGCACTGCGATACAGAGAAGGACCCTGTCTTTTATATGGGATTTACGTCAGGATCAACGGGCTCACCGAAAGCCTTTATTAGGCGTCAGAAGTCTTGGATCGAGAGCTTTCGAATGACCGCCGCTTCATTTGCAATCACTCATCAAGATCATGTGCTCATATTAGGTACACTCTTATCCTCTCACTTTTTATATGGTGCCATCAGTACATTATACTTTGGCGGCACAGTGATGCTTTTAGAAAAATTTGTGCCAGTAAAAGCGAAGAAAGCCTTAGGGACAGGTGATATCACAGTTATGTATACTGTCCCAACAATGACAGAAGCGTTACTGCAAATCGATGCTTTTGGAGGAGGCCAACCGCTTCTTGTCATGTCATCGGGAGCAGATTGGAGCATCTCTTCAAAAGAACTGCTCGTCACCAACTATCCGCATGTCACTTTTTTTGATTTTTATGGCACATCAGAGTTAAGTTTTGTCTCCTATTTGTCTTCAAATGACTTTCTGCAAAAACCTGCTTCTGTTGGACGGCCTTTCTCCTCCATTCAAGTAGAAGTAAGGCAGCCAGATCAATCTGTTTGTCAGCCAAATGAAACAGGGAGAATTTATGTAAAGAGCCCAATGACTTTTTCAGGCTATTTACATGAGGAGAAACCACCGCAGGAGTGGCTGACAGTTTACGATATGGGATGGCTGGATGAAGACGGTTATCTGTATATGAGCGGCCGTGAGAATGGCATGATCGTCTATGGGGGACTGAATATTTTCCCAGAGGAAATTGAGCGCGTTCTAAATGAACAGCCAGAGGTGAAGCGGGCAATTGTGGCTGGCGTTCCTGACCCATATTGGGGTGAAATACCTGTAGCCATTGTGGAGCAAGTGCGGCAATTAAAGGCAGTTCGACAAGCCGTTAAAGAAAAGCTGGCAGCCTACAAGGTACCAAAAAAATGGCTTGTGATTGATCAAATGATTGAAACATCCGGCGGAAAAATAGCCCGTGCCAGCATGAAAAAATGGGCGGAGGAGCAATTGTCATGCAAGCAGTGA
- the mltG gene encoding endolytic transglycosylase MltG → MFSEQMKRPFFKRKMGFVLLSVLAVIIIAALSGFLYMKKALGPVDQKSKQTINIHIPNGTSVREIAGILKENRLISNDKIFTYYAKYKNASGFKAGYFHLKQTMDVDTLIKKLTSGGTDYAFQLVIPEGSQLSDIADIIANQTNFSEKEVEAKLDDPAFIQTLMKKYPKTVTSQVNGKQVKHPLEGYLFPATYPFYREDEPLETIIEAMIKQTDQYVKTYEKDMKKRNMSTHDVLTMASLIEMEATEKTDRAKISSVFYNRLKKDMPLQTDPTVLYALGEHKSRVYYKDLKVKSPYNTYNNKGLPPGPIANAGESSWKAALHPEKTDYVYFLAKKNGEVVFTKTLNEHNKAKAKYITGSN, encoded by the coding sequence ATGTTTTCAGAACAAATGAAACGACCATTCTTCAAAAGAAAAATGGGGTTCGTCCTGCTATCTGTCCTTGCTGTCATCATCATTGCAGCATTATCAGGCTTTTTATATATGAAAAAAGCACTCGGACCGGTCGATCAAAAAAGTAAACAAACCATTAATATTCATATTCCAAATGGGACATCTGTCCGTGAAATTGCGGGCATTTTAAAAGAAAATAGGCTCATTTCGAATGACAAGATTTTCACTTATTATGCAAAATACAAAAATGCATCCGGCTTTAAAGCGGGATACTTTCATTTAAAACAAACTATGGACGTGGATACGCTGATTAAAAAGCTGACATCTGGCGGGACAGATTATGCCTTTCAGCTTGTGATTCCAGAGGGGAGTCAGCTGTCTGATATTGCAGACATTATCGCAAATCAGACGAATTTTTCAGAGAAGGAAGTAGAAGCGAAGCTGGATGATCCTGCTTTTATTCAAACACTAATGAAAAAGTATCCGAAAACTGTGACATCACAGGTGAATGGAAAACAGGTGAAACATCCGTTGGAGGGTTATTTATTCCCTGCTACGTATCCATTTTATCGTGAGGATGAACCACTCGAAACGATCATTGAAGCGATGATTAAACAAACAGATCAATACGTGAAAACGTATGAAAAAGACATGAAAAAAAGAAACATGTCCACACATGATGTGTTAACGATGGCATCACTGATTGAAATGGAAGCAACGGAAAAGACAGATCGGGCAAAAATCTCAAGTGTATTCTATAACCGGTTGAAAAAGGACATGCCGCTTCAAACTGACCCAACCGTTCTTTATGCACTTGGTGAGCATAAATCCCGTGTTTATTACAAAGACTTAAAAGTGAAATCACCTTATAACACGTATAACAACAAAGGCCTGCCGCCTGGACCTATTGCAAATGCTGGTGAATCCTCTTGGAAAGCCGCACTGCATCCAGAGAAAACGGATTACGTTTACTTCCTAGCGAAGAAAAATGGAGAAGTCGTATTTACGAAAACGTTAAATGAGCATAATAAAGCAAAAGCGAAATACATCACGGGCAGTAATTAA
- the udk gene encoding uridine kinase, whose protein sequence is MRSKPVVIGIAGGSGSGKTSVTNSIYEKFKGHSILMLQQDLYYKNQSHMPFEERLLTNYDHPLAFDNDLMFEHLEQLLRYESIEKPIYDFKLNTRSEKTVHVEPKDVIIVEGIFALEDERLRDLMDIKLYVDTDADLRIIRRILRDTKERGRSIDSVIEQYVSVVRPMHNQFIEPTKRYADIIIPEGGQNHVAIDLMVTKIQTILQNRAE, encoded by the coding sequence ATGAGGAGTAAACCAGTTGTGATTGGTATTGCTGGCGGCTCGGGTTCAGGTAAAACGAGCGTCACCAATTCGATCTATGAAAAATTTAAAGGACATTCCATCCTCATGCTTCAGCAAGATTTATATTACAAAAATCAAAGTCATATGCCATTTGAAGAGCGCCTGCTGACGAACTATGATCATCCGCTTGCATTCGACAATGACCTGATGTTTGAGCATTTGGAACAGCTCCTAAGGTACGAGTCCATTGAAAAACCAATCTATGATTTTAAACTAAACACACGTTCAGAAAAGACTGTTCATGTTGAGCCGAAGGATGTCATCATTGTTGAAGGCATTTTTGCACTCGAAGACGAACGTTTGAGAGACTTAATGGATATTAAACTGTATGTTGATACAGATGCAGACCTTCGCATCATTCGCCGCATTTTACGCGATACGAAGGAAAGAGGCCGGTCGATTGACTCTGTGATTGAACAATATGTATCTGTTGTCAGACCGATGCATAATCAATTCATTGAACCGACAAAGCGATACGCCGATATCATCATCCCAGAAGGCGGCCAAAACCATGTGGCAATCGACTTAATGGTGACAAAAATTCAAACGATTCTTCAAAACCGAGCAGAGTAA
- a CDS encoding U32 family peptidase gives MALLKDGISEMIDGKRVITKKPELLAPAGNLEKLKIAVHYGADAVFIGGKEFGLRSNADNFSIEEMAEGVAFANKYGARIYVTTNIFAHNENMDGLEEYLQGIEDAGVAGIIVADPLIIETCKRVAPKLEIHLSTQQSLSNWKAVQFWKEEGLERVVLARETSALEIREMKEKVDIEIETFIHGAMCIAYSGRCVLSNHMTARDSNRGGCCQSCRWDYDLYKLEGSEEAPLFGEEDAPFAMSPKDLKLVESIPQMIEMGIDSLKIEGRMKSIHYVATVVSVYRKVIDAYCADPDNFVIQQEWLDELDKCANRDTAPAFFEGVPGTDEQMFGIHGKKTTFDFAGLVLHYDEKEQIVTLQQRNFFKTGDEVEFFGPEIENFTCKIETIWDEKGNELDAARHPLQIVKFKLDQKVYPSNMMRKGK, from the coding sequence ATGGCATTATTGAAAGATGGTATTTCTGAAATGATTGATGGGAAACGTGTCATTACAAAAAAACCAGAACTGCTTGCACCCGCAGGAAACTTGGAAAAACTGAAAATTGCTGTACATTACGGAGCTGATGCTGTTTTTATTGGTGGGAAAGAATTTGGGCTTCGCTCAAATGCAGATAACTTTTCAATCGAAGAAATGGCAGAAGGCGTTGCATTTGCAAACAAATATGGCGCACGCATTTATGTGACAACAAATATCTTTGCCCACAACGAAAACATGGACGGACTGGAGGAATACCTTCAAGGGATTGAAGACGCTGGAGTAGCAGGCATTATCGTAGCTGATCCACTGATCATTGAAACATGTAAACGTGTTGCACCAAAGCTTGAAATCCATTTAAGCACACAGCAATCTCTTTCAAATTGGAAAGCTGTTCAATTTTGGAAGGAAGAAGGACTTGAACGTGTGGTGCTTGCACGTGAAACAAGTGCGTTAGAAATTAGAGAGATGAAAGAAAAGGTCGATATTGAAATCGAAACATTCATTCACGGTGCGATGTGTATCGCATACTCTGGCCGCTGCGTGCTCAGTAACCATATGACGGCAAGAGATTCTAACCGCGGAGGCTGCTGCCAGTCCTGCCGCTGGGACTATGATCTTTATAAACTGGAAGGTTCTGAGGAAGCGCCGTTATTTGGTGAAGAAGATGCGCCATTTGCAATGAGTCCAAAAGATTTGAAGCTTGTTGAATCCATTCCTCAAATGATTGAAATGGGAATTGACAGCTTAAAAATCGAAGGACGGATGAAATCCATTCATTATGTAGCCACTGTCGTGAGTGTGTATCGTAAAGTCATTGATGCGTATTGTGCTGATCCAGACAATTTTGTCATTCAGCAGGAATGGTTAGATGAATTAGATAAATGCGCAAACCGTGACACAGCACCAGCCTTTTTCGAAGGCGTACCAGGAACGGATGAACAAATGTTTGGCATTCATGGAAAGAAAACGACTTTTGATTTCGCAGGTCTTGTTCTTCATTATGATGAAAAAGAACAAATCGTGACATTGCAGCAGCGTAACTTCTTTAAAACAGGCGATGAAGTCGAATTCTTCGGACCAGAAATTGAGAATTTCACATGCAAAATTGAGACGATTTGGGATGAAAAAGGAAATGAACTAGATGCCGCTCGTCACCCGCTGCAAATCGTCAAATTTAAGCTTGATCAAAAAGTATACCCTAGCAACATGATGAGAAAGGGGAAATAA
- a CDS encoding acetyl-CoA C-acyltransferase, giving the protein MQAVIVQAKRTPFGDKNGMLKNYRPEQLAAPLIRHLSQIMTPDDVILGNVAGGGGNMARLSSLEAGLPLHVPGMTIDRQCASGLEAIRTACVMVQSGEGSMFIAGGTESISRSPMKERARFSPEWIGDPHMGEAAELTASAFSVTRKEQDDYALLSWERSLAAFKQGTYSEEIISIDGMSIDEAAAKIRPMTKLIKRAKPVFLPGKGTVTAANSCKEADGAAAVAVMERALAEAGGYKAMLRYVGSAVTAIHPHFPAASPIDAVKKLLHQENIKVEEVALFEINEAFALKAALIARTLGIPYDRINRRGGALCLGHPYSASGAAMMVRLFYEAHALPNGSYVMAAIGSGGGVGLAVLWQVLS; this is encoded by the coding sequence ATGCAAGCAGTGATCGTACAAGCAAAACGAACACCCTTCGGTGACAAAAATGGGATGCTGAAAAATTATCGCCCAGAGCAATTAGCCGCTCCCCTTATTCGGCATTTGTCTCAGATCATGACACCTGATGACGTCATATTAGGCAATGTCGCCGGAGGCGGTGGAAATATGGCCCGTCTGTCCTCATTAGAAGCAGGGCTTCCTTTACACGTTCCCGGTATGACAATTGACAGGCAATGTGCCTCGGGTCTTGAAGCGATCAGAACAGCTTGCGTCATGGTTCAATCGGGGGAGGGCTCGATGTTTATCGCTGGCGGGACTGAGAGCATTTCCAGATCACCAATGAAAGAGAGAGCCCGCTTTTCACCGGAGTGGATAGGAGACCCGCATATGGGAGAAGCAGCAGAGCTGACCGCGTCGGCATTTTCTGTCACGAGAAAAGAACAAGATGACTATGCCCTTTTAAGCTGGGAAAGAAGTTTAGCCGCATTCAAACAGGGTACATATTCAGAAGAAATCATTTCGATTGACGGTATGAGCATAGATGAAGCGGCCGCTAAAATAAGACCGATGACAAAACTGATCAAGCGGGCAAAACCTGTATTTTTGCCGGGAAAAGGAACTGTGACTGCTGCCAATAGCTGTAAGGAAGCAGACGGAGCAGCCGCCGTGGCTGTGATGGAAAGAGCGTTAGCGGAAGCGGGTGGATATAAGGCGATGTTACGGTATGTCGGAAGTGCTGTGACGGCGATACACCCTCATTTTCCAGCTGCTTCACCAATTGATGCGGTCAAGAAACTTTTACATCAAGAGAACATAAAGGTAGAGGAAGTGGCGCTATTTGAAATCAATGAAGCATTTGCGCTGAAAGCAGCACTTATTGCCCGGACGCTCGGTATACCATATGACCGGATCAATAGAAGAGGCGGTGCACTTTGCCTTGGGCATCCGTACAGCGCGTCAGGAGCTGCTATGATGGTGAGATTATTTTATGAAGCGCACGCCTTACCGAATGGAAGCTATGTCATGGCAGCTATTGGAAGCGGGGGTGGCGTTGGTTTGGCCGTTTTATGGCAAGTTCTGTCATGA